A part of Aquaspirillum sp. LM1 genomic DNA contains:
- a CDS encoding DMT family transporter: protein MTPTARLFSRLKTGRLGAGWMVVASLLFGLMGVFVKLGAAHFTSIELVFYRTVLGMVSIGAVVWLRGQSLATAHFAYHFKRSAFGYLSLLMYFYTITQLPLATAVTLNYTSPMFLAGLSAWWLKERLGHRVLLSLGLGFMGVVLLLKPTFSADAWLAGLLGLFSGLFAGLAYLHVRELGRLGEPEWRVVFYFTLISTLGGLGLVLWHTPSPITWDNGWILLGLGTTATLAQLAMTRAYHDGNKFVVANLAYLTVVFSSVLGALLWGDVLPLEGYLAMGLIIVSGILASRR from the coding sequence ATGACCCCGACTGCCCGCCTGTTCTCCCGCCTGAAAACTGGCCGCCTGGGGGCGGGGTGGATGGTGGTGGCGTCGCTGCTGTTTGGCTTGATGGGGGTGTTTGTCAAACTCGGTGCCGCGCATTTCACCTCGATCGAGCTGGTGTTTTACCGCACCGTACTGGGCATGGTCAGCATTGGCGCGGTGGTGTGGCTGCGCGGCCAGAGCCTGGCCACCGCGCATTTTGCCTACCATTTCAAGCGCAGCGCATTTGGCTATTTGTCGCTGCTGATGTACTTTTACACCATCACCCAGCTGCCGCTGGCCACCGCCGTGACGCTCAACTACACCTCGCCAATGTTTCTGGCCGGGCTGTCCGCCTGGTGGCTGAAAGAGCGACTGGGCCACCGGGTGCTGCTGTCGCTGGGGCTGGGCTTTATGGGCGTGGTGTTGCTGCTCAAACCCACCTTCAGCGCCGACGCCTGGCTGGCTGGGCTGCTGGGGCTGTTTTCCGGCCTGTTTGCCGGGCTGGCTTACCTGCATGTGCGCGAACTGGGCCGGCTGGGTGAGCCGGAATGGCGGGTAGTGTTTTATTTCACCCTGATTTCCACCCTCGGCGGGCTGGGCCTGGTGCTGTGGCATACGCCCAGCCCGATTACCTGGGACAATGGCTGGATTCTGCTCGGCCTGGGCACCACCGCCACCCTGGCCCAGCTGGCCATGACCCGCGCCTACCACGACGGCAACAAGTTTGTGGTGGCCAATCTGGCCTACCTCACCGTGGTGTTTTCCAGCGTGCTGGGTGCCTTGCTGTGGGGGGATGTGCTGCCGCTGGAGGGTTATCTGGCCATGGGCTTGATTATTGTCAGCGGCATTCTGGCCAGCAGGCGCTAA
- a CDS encoding STAS/SEC14 domain-containing protein: MISIQHRPYGLDVALFGTFTVDDFRAFETAVLAHAGQEGGVNVLLNLTGLLDFTVDMVLEELRFIREHQQDFGRVAIVSPEGWVSLAAHIAGLLSHTNSEYFDTPEDALTWVSGQ; this comes from the coding sequence ATGATCTCGATTCAACACCGCCCTTATGGCCTGGATGTCGCACTGTTCGGCACATTCACTGTGGACGATTTTCGCGCCTTTGAAACCGCCGTGCTGGCACACGCCGGCCAGGAAGGCGGGGTGAATGTGCTGCTCAACCTGACCGGGCTGCTGGATTTTACCGTGGACATGGTGCTGGAAGAACTGCGCTTCATCCGCGAGCACCAGCAGGACTTTGGCCGAGTGGCGATTGTCTCGCCGGAAGGCTGGGTCAGCCTGGCCGCGCACATTGCCGGCCTGCTCAGCCACACCAACAGCGAATACTTTGATACACCGGAAGACGCGCTGACATGGGTCAGCGGACAGTAA
- a CDS encoding TonB-dependent receptor, protein MGCRIRPLTAAVALAFVSSSCWQLAQAQALGEVVVNASKDTALPNASQVSDLAAQRAASSDAASLLKNIPGVSLYGAGAVSSLPAIHGLADDRLRIKVDGMDLIASCPNHMNPALSYLDPSQIGTLTVYAGISPVSLGGDSIGGSIVANTRAPEFAEPGQGRLVKGEVGAFFRSNNNARGGNASVTYATENVSLSYSGAYSEADNYKAGKDFKPFTASGRPGHDLARDEVGSSAYRSANHTLDLAVKRDNHLFEAKLGYQNMPEQLYPNQRMDLLNNEQKRINLRWLSDYAWGKLETRAYHETVKHYMDFGADKQFQYGTAPGMPMHTEGKTTGATLKAEIDLAARSLLRLGGEYQHYTLNDWWPASGTGGMAPYTFLNINDGERNRLALFGEWEKQFTPQWKTQLGLRYERVNTSTGQVHGYNQNSYPTSGGMSMMNQTNDAARFNTSAKRDSTDNNWDATALAHYKIDATQDIEFGLARKVRSPNLYERYSWSTANMMAIMNNFVGDGNGYIGNPNLKPEKAHTLSATFDWHDAERSRELKLTPHYSHVTDYIDAIQWDNASNTARTTPQRKQFTNLRYTNQTARLYGLDLSGQLPLGKTTLGEFGLKGMLSYLRGKNTDTGDDLYNIMPFNAKLTLTHKTGGWDNALEIEGVSGKKKVSDARNEIQTGGYALVNLRASYSWQQVRLDFGVANLFDRGYALPTGGAYTGQGTTMGITSIPWGIAVPGMGRSLYAGVNVKF, encoded by the coding sequence ATGGGGTGCCGCATCCGTCCGTTAACCGCCGCCGTGGCGCTGGCTTTTGTGTCTTCTTCCTGTTGGCAACTGGCCCAGGCGCAAGCGCTGGGTGAAGTGGTGGTCAACGCCAGCAAAGACACTGCGCTGCCTAACGCCAGCCAGGTGAGCGATCTGGCGGCGCAGCGCGCCGCCAGCAGTGATGCCGCATCGCTGCTGAAAAACATTCCCGGCGTCAGCCTGTACGGCGCGGGCGCAGTGTCCAGCCTGCCGGCCATCCACGGCCTGGCCGATGACCGCCTGCGCATCAAGGTGGACGGCATGGACCTGATTGCCTCCTGCCCCAACCACATGAACCCGGCGCTGTCCTACCTCGACCCCAGCCAGATCGGCACGCTGACGGTGTACGCCGGCATCAGCCCGGTCAGCCTGGGCGGCGACAGCATTGGCGGCAGTATTGTCGCCAACACCCGCGCGCCGGAATTTGCCGAGCCCGGCCAGGGTCGGCTGGTCAAGGGCGAAGTGGGTGCGTTTTTCCGCAGCAACAACAACGCCCGTGGCGGCAATGCCTCGGTGACTTACGCCACCGAAAACGTCAGCCTGAGCTACAGCGGTGCTTACAGCGAAGCCGACAATTACAAAGCCGGCAAGGATTTCAAGCCCTTCACCGCCAGTGGCCGCCCCGGCCACGATCTGGCGCGCGACGAAGTGGGCTCCAGCGCCTACCGCAGCGCCAATCACACGCTTGATCTGGCGGTCAAGCGCGACAACCATCTGTTTGAAGCCAAGCTGGGCTACCAGAACATGCCCGAGCAGCTCTACCCCAACCAGCGCATGGACCTGCTCAATAACGAGCAAAAACGCATCAATCTGCGCTGGCTGAGCGACTACGCCTGGGGCAAGCTGGAAACCCGCGCCTACCACGAAACCGTCAAGCACTACATGGACTTTGGTGCCGACAAGCAATTCCAGTATGGCACCGCGCCTGGCATGCCGATGCACACCGAAGGCAAGACCACGGGTGCCACCCTCAAGGCCGAAATCGACCTGGCCGCGCGCAGCCTGCTGCGCCTGGGCGGCGAATATCAGCACTACACGCTGAACGACTGGTGGCCGGCCTCTGGCACCGGCGGCATGGCCCCGTATACCTTCCTCAACATCAACGACGGCGAGCGTAACCGCCTGGCGCTGTTTGGCGAATGGGAAAAACAGTTCACCCCGCAATGGAAAACCCAGCTGGGCCTGCGCTATGAGCGGGTGAACACCAGCACCGGGCAGGTACACGGCTACAACCAGAACAGCTACCCGACCAGCGGCGGCATGTCGATGATGAACCAGACCAACGACGCCGCCCGCTTCAACACCAGCGCCAAGCGCGACAGCACCGACAACAACTGGGACGCCACCGCGCTGGCGCATTACAAGATTGACGCCACTCAAGATATCGAATTTGGCCTGGCGCGCAAGGTGCGCTCGCCCAATCTGTACGAGCGTTATTCCTGGTCCACCGCCAATATGATGGCGATCATGAACAACTTTGTCGGCGACGGTAACGGCTATATTGGCAACCCCAACCTCAAGCCGGAAAAAGCCCACACCCTGTCCGCCACCTTTGACTGGCACGACGCCGAGCGCAGCCGCGAACTCAAGCTGACCCCGCATTACAGCCACGTCACCGACTACATCGACGCCATCCAGTGGGACAACGCCAGCAACACCGCACGCACCACCCCGCAGCGCAAGCAGTTTACCAACCTGCGCTACACCAACCAGACCGCCCGCCTGTACGGCCTGGACCTCTCAGGCCAACTGCCGCTGGGCAAAACCACGCTGGGTGAATTTGGCCTGAAGGGGATGCTCAGCTATCTCCGTGGCAAGAACACCGACACCGGCGACGATCTGTACAACATCATGCCGTTCAACGCCAAGCTGACCCTGACCCATAAAACCGGCGGCTGGGACAATGCGCTGGAAATCGAAGGCGTCAGCGGCAAGAAAAAAGTCTCCGACGCTCGCAACGAAATCCAGACCGGCGGCTACGCGCTGGTTAATCTGCGCGCCAGCTACAGCTGGCAGCAAGTGCGGCTGGATTTTGGCGTGGCCAACCTGTTTGACCGTGGCTACGCCCTGCCCACCGGCGGCGCTTACACCGGCCAGGGCACCACCATGGGCATCACCAGCATCCCCTGGGGCATCGCCGTGCCCGGCATGGGCCGCTCGCTGTATGCGGGGGTGAATGTGAAGTTCTGA
- a CDS encoding alpha/beta hydrolase, whose product MLKLQQDPILIAGPVGQLETLVISPKDGAPRGIAMIAHPNPLQGGTHTNKVVQTTARALSQHGYVCYCPNLRGVGNSGGAHDYGHGEVDDAQAVVDYARAQHGDLPLVLAGFSFGSYVAAQLRQRIDARHLIMLGAAVSPKYAMPSVPADTVVIHGEHDEVISLAQVLDWARPQSLPVVVFPGVGHFFHGKLVLLQQYVQRLIPAV is encoded by the coding sequence ATGCTTAAACTGCAACAAGACCCCATCCTGATTGCCGGCCCGGTGGGCCAGCTGGAAACCCTGGTAATTAGCCCCAAGGATGGCGCGCCACGCGGCATTGCCATGATTGCCCACCCCAACCCGCTGCAAGGCGGCACCCACACCAATAAAGTGGTGCAAACCACGGCGCGCGCGCTCAGCCAGCACGGCTATGTCTGCTATTGCCCCAACCTGCGCGGCGTGGGCAATAGCGGCGGCGCGCACGACTATGGCCACGGCGAGGTGGACGACGCCCAGGCGGTGGTGGACTACGCCCGCGCCCAGCATGGCGATTTGCCGCTGGTGCTGGCCGGTTTTTCGTTTGGCAGCTACGTGGCCGCCCAGCTGCGCCAGCGCATCGACGCCCGCCATTTGATCATGCTGGGCGCGGCGGTGTCGCCCAAATACGCCATGCCCAGCGTGCCGGCGGATACCGTGGTGATTCACGGCGAGCACGACGAAGTCATCAGCCTGGCCCAGGTGCTGGACTGGGCGCGTCCGCAAAGCCTGCCGGTGGTGGTGTTCCCCGGTGTCGGGCACTTTTTTCATGGCAAGCTGGTGTTGCTGCAGCAGTATGTGCAGCGGCTGATTCCGGCGGTGTGA
- a CDS encoding ferredoxin has translation MSYFARHVFLCTNQRAEGETCCNALGASQALDHAKGRIKALGLAGPGKVRFQKAGCLERCGEGPVLVVYPEAVWYTYVDQSDIDEIIDEHLVNGRVVERLKLADHA, from the coding sequence ATGAGCTATTTTGCTCGCCATGTATTTTTGTGTACCAATCAGCGCGCCGAAGGCGAAACCTGTTGCAACGCACTGGGGGCCAGCCAGGCGCTGGACCACGCCAAGGGCCGCATCAAGGCGCTGGGCCTGGCCGGGCCGGGCAAGGTGCGCTTTCAGAAAGCCGGCTGCCTGGAGCGCTGCGGCGAAGGCCCGGTGCTGGTGGTTTACCCGGAAGCGGTGTGGTACACCTATGTGGACCAGAGCGATATTGACGAAATCATCGACGAGCACCTGGTCAATGGCCGGGTGGTCGAACGTCTGAAGCTGGCCGACCATGCTTAA